A single window of Paenibacillus sp. SYP-B4298 DNA harbors:
- a CDS encoding YheC/YheD family endospore coat-associated protein, which yields MSLTFCNLHFSQKPNRVVYLSQPLMKQLKLTGKKTVSIKLGKEVITAAVKPIKKTGHHLYVSSGVRQLIRIPKSGSVYVTSTGEDEVQLGPLIGVLTDSGYGSTGPFGTRTGFIKQLLRLGEKQAFFFAFTPRDINWQNDTVNGHFVNAQGGWYRKIVPLPDVVYNRLPSRKAETTSSIQSLRERFIRKKIPFFNWSFFNKSDVYKMLEGDTEAQMHMPESINNPTPEKIKELLEKHQFVYYKPTAGSLGNGIYRLTYHPKRGYFARYRRGGSNVLLRFNNFKSLMRMLTARHGGLLSRYVIQQGIRLVEIDGCPLDFRFHMHKNGKNEWVPVGIGAKKAGRGSVTTHIKNGGSLMTPEHALGRTFGPRAGEVLDYAKRVAVKLCQCIERNYPHTLGELGLDLGIDRDGEVYMFEANAKPGRSIFKHPALKEEGRASLTYILEHCLFLSRFRRRENG from the coding sequence ATGAGCTTGACGTTTTGCAATCTTCATTTTTCTCAAAAGCCTAATCGCGTCGTCTATCTGTCCCAGCCGCTCATGAAGCAGCTAAAGCTGACCGGCAAAAAAACGGTGTCGATCAAGCTCGGCAAGGAGGTCATCACCGCCGCGGTAAAGCCTATCAAAAAAACCGGCCATCACCTGTATGTCTCCTCAGGCGTCCGCCAGTTGATCCGCATTCCCAAATCAGGCAGCGTCTATGTAACCAGCACGGGAGAGGATGAGGTGCAGCTCGGCCCGCTGATCGGCGTGCTGACGGACTCCGGCTATGGCTCCACCGGACCGTTCGGTACACGAACAGGCTTCATTAAGCAACTGCTCCGTCTCGGTGAGAAGCAAGCCTTCTTCTTCGCCTTCACGCCGCGTGACATCAATTGGCAAAATGATACGGTCAACGGTCATTTCGTCAATGCCCAGGGCGGATGGTATCGCAAGATTGTGCCGCTGCCCGATGTCGTATACAATCGTCTGCCCAGCCGCAAGGCCGAGACGACCAGCTCGATCCAGTCGTTGCGGGAGCGGTTCATCCGCAAGAAAATTCCGTTCTTCAACTGGAGCTTCTTCAATAAATCCGATGTGTACAAAATGCTGGAGGGCGATACAGAAGCCCAGATGCATATGCCTGAATCCATCAATAATCCCACACCCGAGAAAATCAAGGAGCTGCTGGAGAAGCATCAGTTCGTCTACTACAAGCCGACAGCTGGCAGCCTTGGCAACGGCATCTATCGGCTCACCTATCACCCCAAGCGCGGCTACTTCGCCCGCTATCGTCGTGGAGGAAGCAATGTGCTGCTGCGATTTAACAATTTCAAGAGCCTGATGCGGATGCTTACCGCGCGCCATGGGGGACTGCTCAGCCGCTACGTGATTCAGCAGGGCATCCGCCTGGTAGAGATTGATGGCTGCCCGCTTGATTTTCGCTTCCACATGCACAAGAACGGCAAAAATGAATGGGTGCCTGTCGGCATCGGCGCCAAAAAAGCAGGACGCGGCAGCGTGACCACCCACATCAAAAACGGCGGCTCGCTCATGACCCCTGAGCATGCACTGGGCCGCACCTTCGGCCCGCGCGCGGGCGAGGTGCTGGATTATGCCAAGCGGGTCGCCGTCAAGCTATGCCAGTGCATCGAACGCAATTATCCACACACACTCGGCGAGCTCGGTCTGGATCTTGGCATCGATCGGGATGGCGAGGTGTACATGTTCGAGGCCAACGCCAAGCCAGGGCGCTCCATCTTCAAGCATCCTGCCCTCAAGGAAGAGGGACGCGCATCGCTAACCTATATCCTGGAGCATTGCCTGTTCCTGAGTCGGTTCCGCAGGAGGGAGAACGGATGA
- a CDS encoding YheC/YheD family endospore coat-associated protein, which yields MNLKWIEEADSFELHSTKPVLAILTVEDELQLFRGNRSNFADLLQTGKELGFITYVVTTKDLLLNKRRVKGYAYAEDTNTWHQRQFPLPDIIYNRIPYREDEIQPTVRRKLAAIAQHPAIRLFNPKFFDKWSLFEWLKLSKSTQPFIPGTRKLMSAAGLKRMLAKYPYLYLKPIGGKAGMGIMTIRLQPEKPKPYRLRVQAKKKSITYRCSTLSTLWTRIKKQSSGTAYIAQQGIELASFHDRRFDLRALVQKNRLGQWDLTGIGARVAGPNSITTHVPRGGSIEEPEKLLVTAFGSEQARRILVRVKQTALLIAKQIERGSKSTLGEMSMDLGIDVGGNVWFFEANSKPMKFDEPHIRKKSLERIYHYGMYLNKRKRQAQAQEG from the coding sequence ATGAACCTCAAATGGATCGAGGAGGCGGACAGCTTCGAGCTACACAGCACCAAGCCAGTACTCGCCATTCTGACCGTTGAAGATGAGCTTCAGCTCTTCCGCGGCAACCGAAGCAACTTTGCCGATCTGCTGCAGACCGGCAAGGAGCTGGGGTTCATAACCTATGTCGTCACAACGAAGGATTTGCTGCTGAACAAGCGCAGAGTGAAAGGCTATGCCTATGCCGAAGACACGAACACCTGGCATCAGCGCCAGTTCCCGCTGCCGGATATTATCTATAACCGGATTCCCTATCGGGAGGATGAGATTCAGCCGACTGTTCGCCGCAAGCTGGCGGCGATCGCTCAGCATCCGGCGATTCGTCTGTTCAATCCGAAGTTTTTTGATAAATGGAGCCTGTTCGAATGGCTGAAGCTGTCCAAGAGCACGCAACCGTTCATTCCCGGCACCCGCAAGCTGATGAGCGCAGCCGGGCTGAAGCGGATGCTCGCCAAATACCCCTATCTCTATCTGAAGCCGATCGGCGGCAAGGCGGGCATGGGGATCATGACAATACGACTTCAGCCGGAGAAGCCGAAGCCCTACCGACTGCGGGTACAGGCGAAGAAGAAAAGCATCACTTATCGCTGCTCCACGCTAAGCACACTGTGGACACGAATCAAGAAGCAGAGCTCCGGCACAGCCTATATCGCACAACAAGGCATCGAGCTTGCCTCCTTCCATGACCGCCGCTTCGATCTGAGAGCGCTCGTGCAGAAGAACCGGCTCGGGCAATGGGATCTGACGGGCATCGGCGCGCGTGTGGCTGGTCCCAACAGCATCACCACCCATGTCCCGCGCGGCGGCAGCATCGAGGAGCCAGAGAAGCTGCTGGTCACTGCCTTCGGCTCCGAGCAGGCGCGGCGCATCCTCGTGCGAGTGAAGCAGACGGCACTGCTCATTGCCAAGCAGATTGAGCGGGGGAGCAAATCGACGCTTGGCGAGATGTCGATGGATCTTGGCATTGATGTCGGGGGCAATGTGTGGTTTTTTGAAGCCAATTCGAAGCCGATGAAGTTCGACGAGCCGCATATTCGCAAAAAATCATTAGAGCGCATCTACCACTATGGAATGTATCTCAATAAGCGCAAACGGCAGGCCCAGGCTCAGGAAGGCTAA
- a CDS encoding GNAT family N-acetyltransferase, which produces MDEIKEQLGAGDASSLSIQLITGERWVLLRPRLLAFLARVGDKRITVAALAALRQLEPRQLAAPGYAVAAALEQGRLVGFAAALQHGQEACLLAVHPQYRGRGIGSLLLQAMLRRCGWLQGEVALDNTSSLAACFRCGMKAVALLRGPTGKPTLRMEGAWQPGSRRIATLEEEGTRWQSPSSGL; this is translated from the coding sequence ATGGATGAGATCAAGGAACAGCTAGGAGCAGGTGACGCCTCAAGCTTGAGCATTCAGCTTATAACCGGAGAGAGATGGGTCTTGCTGCGGCCGCGGTTGCTTGCCTTCCTCGCGCGCGTCGGCGACAAGCGGATCACCGTCGCGGCACTGGCCGCACTGCGCCAACTGGAGCCTCGCCAATTGGCCGCCCCCGGTTATGCCGTTGCGGCTGCGCTGGAGCAGGGACGACTCGTCGGCTTCGCCGCAGCGCTTCAGCATGGGCAAGAAGCATGCCTGCTTGCAGTGCACCCGCAGTACCGCGGTCGGGGCATCGGCAGTCTGCTGCTGCAGGCGATGCTGCGGCGATGCGGCTGGCTGCAGGGAGAGGTGGCGCTGGATAATACGTCCAGCCTTGCCGCCTGCTTCCGCTGCGGCATGAAGGCTGTCGCCCTGCTGAGAGGACCGACAGGCAAGCCTACATTGCGAATGGAGGGTGCCTGGCAACCGGGCAGCCGACGCATAGCAACACTAGAAGAGGAGGGAACCCGGTGGCAAAGCCCGTCCTCGGGATTATGA